In the Natrinema amylolyticum genome, one interval contains:
- a CDS encoding DUF7344 domain-containing protein, translated as MTRTLTREDRSMMRNDEAFEALADGQRRELLVEVLGSGRYDVPELSDSSQEIAEANRGFLREYLSTTRENSAGDTERISMHLVHIPKLADDRFIEWNRDDHVVTKGPRFDELVPVLELIDELRDDRPATDAVVTLGQ; from the coding sequence ATGACGCGAACACTGACACGTGAAGACCGCTCGATGATGCGCAACGACGAAGCGTTCGAGGCGTTGGCCGACGGTCAGCGACGCGAGTTGTTAGTCGAAGTACTGGGATCCGGCCGATATGACGTTCCAGAGTTGTCCGACAGTTCTCAGGAAATCGCTGAAGCGAACCGGGGGTTCCTCCGCGAGTACCTGTCCACCACTCGAGAGAACAGCGCGGGCGACACGGAACGCATCAGTATGCACCTCGTTCACATCCCAAAGCTCGCTGACGACCGCTTCATCGAGTGGAACAGAGACGATCACGTCGTCACGAAAGGACCTCGGTTCGACGAACTGGTGCCCGTTCTCGAACTGATAGACGAGTTACGGGACGATCGTCCAGCGACGGACGCCGTCGTCACGCTCGGACAGTGA
- a CDS encoding ribbon-helix-helix domain-containing protein, giving the protein MPKISVEIPQELLDDLDDHVGEDGKFVNRSDAIRSSIRKNLDILDEIDKRHDRLETEE; this is encoded by the coding sequence ATGCCCAAGATCAGCGTCGAAATCCCGCAGGAACTCCTCGACGATCTGGACGATCACGTCGGTGAGGACGGCAAGTTCGTCAACCGCAGCGACGCGATCCGCTCGTCGATCCGGAAGAATCTGGATATCTTAGACGAGATCGACAAACGTCACGACCGCCTCGAGACGGAGGAGTAG
- a CDS encoding 23S rRNA (uridine(2552)-2'-O)-methyltransferase — MAKDHYYNKAKQEGYRSRAAYKLKQLDQLENVIDRGDTVVDLGAAPGGWLEVAAEEVGSDGNVIGVDFQRIKEFDDHDNVETLRGDMTEDKTRDRVIDAAGGSVDVVISDMAPNMSGEYSLDQARSLHLARQAFETAVELLDSGGDFVVKVFEGPDVDDFRADVEEEFQYVRATSPKASRDESSEIYFIGKGRLTAPVRSGDELEVEIESVGNEGDGMASVDGYRLFVPDTAEGETVTVRVEDVKPNFGFAQRIDRD; from the coding sequence ATGGCAAAAGATCACTACTACAACAAGGCGAAACAGGAAGGCTACCGCTCTCGAGCGGCCTACAAACTCAAACAGCTCGACCAGCTCGAGAACGTCATCGATCGCGGCGACACGGTCGTCGACCTGGGCGCGGCCCCCGGCGGCTGGCTCGAGGTCGCCGCCGAGGAAGTCGGCTCGGACGGGAACGTCATCGGTGTCGACTTCCAGCGGATCAAGGAGTTCGACGACCACGACAACGTCGAGACGCTCCGCGGGGACATGACCGAAGACAAGACTCGCGATCGGGTCATCGACGCCGCCGGCGGCTCCGTCGACGTCGTGATCTCGGACATGGCACCCAACATGTCCGGCGAGTACTCGCTCGATCAGGCCCGCTCGCTGCACCTCGCGCGGCAGGCCTTCGAGACCGCCGTCGAACTCCTCGACAGCGGCGGCGACTTCGTCGTGAAGGTCTTCGAGGGCCCGGACGTCGACGACTTCCGGGCCGACGTCGAGGAGGAGTTCCAGTACGTCCGCGCGACCTCGCCGAAGGCCAGCCGCGACGAGTCCTCCGAAATCTACTTCATCGGGAAGGGACGGCTCACCGCCCCGGTGCGGTCGGGCGACGAACTCGAGGTCGAGATCGAAAGCGTCGGGAACGAGGGCGACGGTATGGCCTCAGTCGACGGCTACCGACTATTCGTCCCCGACACTGCAGAGGGCGAGACCGTCACCGTCCGCGTCGAGGACGTCAAACCGAACTTCGGGTTCGCCCAGCGGATCGACCGGGACTGA
- a CDS encoding HalOD1 output domain-containing protein gives MPSPNDSTDESESEPGDAGFVSTFDPDDDRPSEAVVTAVATLCESEPAELPPLYEVVDPDALDSFVEHAQRAADAGTHRVWFTYEGFDVGVRTDGEIRIRNATVAS, from the coding sequence ATGCCCTCCCCGAACGATTCGACGGACGAGTCGGAGTCAGAGCCAGGAGACGCCGGGTTCGTTTCGACGTTCGATCCCGACGACGACCGGCCGAGCGAGGCCGTCGTCACCGCCGTCGCGACGCTGTGCGAATCGGAGCCGGCCGAGCTCCCGCCGCTGTACGAGGTCGTCGATCCGGACGCGCTCGACTCGTTCGTCGAGCACGCCCAGCGGGCCGCCGACGCCGGCACCCACCGGGTGTGGTTCACCTACGAAGGGTTCGACGTCGGTGTCAGAACTGACGGCGAGATCCGGATCCGGAACGCGACCGTCGCCAGTTGA
- a CDS encoding DNA polymerase sliding clamp, which yields MFKAIVSAETLTSALDSVSVLVDECKIHLEEDGLEIRAVDPANVGMVDLSLDAAAFESYEADGGLIGVDLSRLEDIAGMADSGQLIQLELDEETRKLHIQIDGLEYTLALIDPDSIRQEPDIPDLDLPAEVVLEGNDVNRSVTAADMVSDHIALGVDETEEYFYVDAEGDTDDVHLELTQEDLIDIQIGPAHSLFSLDYLKDMNKAIPKDTEVTLDLGEEFPVKIYFGFAEGQGQVTYMLAPRIQSE from the coding sequence ATGTTCAAGGCCATCGTGAGCGCCGAAACGCTCACCAGCGCGCTCGATTCGGTGAGCGTTCTGGTCGACGAGTGCAAGATCCACCTCGAGGAAGACGGGCTGGAGATCCGGGCCGTCGACCCCGCGAACGTCGGGATGGTCGACCTCTCGCTCGATGCGGCTGCCTTCGAGTCCTACGAAGCGGACGGCGGGCTGATCGGTGTCGACCTCTCGCGGCTCGAGGATATCGCGGGCATGGCCGACTCCGGCCAGCTCATCCAGCTCGAGCTCGACGAGGAGACCCGCAAGCTCCACATCCAGATCGACGGGCTCGAGTACACGCTCGCGCTCATCGATCCCGACTCGATCCGCCAGGAACCCGATATTCCGGATCTCGATCTGCCCGCAGAGGTCGTCCTCGAGGGGAACGACGTCAACCGCTCGGTGACCGCGGCCGACATGGTCTCCGATCACATCGCGCTCGGCGTCGACGAGACGGAGGAGTACTTCTACGTCGACGCGGAGGGCGACACCGACGACGTCCACCTCGAGCTCACCCAAGAGGATCTGATCGATATCCAGATCGGTCCCGCTCACTCGCTGTTCTCGCTCGACTATCTCAAGGACATGAACAAGGCGATTCCGAAAGACACCGAGGTCACCCTCGATCTCGGCGAGGAGTTCCCCGTCAAGATCTACTTCGGCTTCGCGGAGGGACAGGGACAGGTCACCTACATGCTCGCACCGCGCATCCAGAGCGAGTAG
- a CDS encoding DUF7344 domain-containing protein yields the protein MTDSTAEQRTSIPSDSVLSAITSEHRRAVLRSLDRTDGNAIAVSALTDRVAEALRNGEVPDDERRRRVRTALHHIHLPKLEDSGLIAYDTETGQVRTATGGLDTDLRALITPRGVCE from the coding sequence ATGACGGACAGTACAGCCGAACAGCGGACGTCGATCCCTTCCGATAGCGTTCTCTCGGCAATCACCAGCGAACACCGCCGGGCCGTGCTTCGATCGCTGGACCGTACCGATGGAAACGCGATAGCGGTCAGCGCGCTCACGGACCGGGTCGCCGAAGCGCTTCGAAACGGAGAGGTGCCGGACGACGAACGGCGACGGCGCGTCCGCACAGCACTCCACCACATCCATCTCCCGAAGCTGGAGGATTCCGGACTGATAGCGTACGACACCGAGACCGGTCAGGTTCGGACCGCGACCGGCGGACTGGACACGGACCTGCGGGCACTGATTACGCCGCGCGGTGTCTGCGAATGA